A genomic stretch from Acinonyx jubatus isolate Ajub_Pintada_27869175 chromosome E2, VMU_Ajub_asm_v1.0, whole genome shotgun sequence includes:
- the CALM3 gene encoding calmodulin-3 has translation MADQLTEEQIAEFKEAFSLFDKDGDGTITTKELGTVMRSLGQNPTEAELQDMINEVDADGNGTIDFPEFLTMMARKMKDTDSEEEIREAFRVFDKDGNGYISAAELRHVMTNLGEKLTDEEVDEMIREADIDGDGQVNYEEFVQMMTAK, from the exons AGTTCAAGGAGGCCTTCTCCCTCTTCGACAAGGATGGAGACGGCACTATCACCACCAAGGAGTTGGGGACGGTGATGAGGTCCCTGGGACAGAACCCCACCGAAGCAGAGCTGCAGGACATGATCAACGAGGTGGACGCGGATG GGAACGGGACCATTGACTTCCCGGAGTTCCTGACCATGATGGCCAGAAAGATGAAGGACACAGACAGCGAGGAGGAGATCCGAGAGGCTTTCCGCGTCTTCGACAAG GATGGCAACGGCTACATCAGCGCTGCCGAGCTCCGTCATGTAATGACGAACCTGGGCGAGAAGCTGACCGACGAGGAGGTGGACGAGATGATCAGAGAGGCCGACATCGACGGGGACGGTCAGGTCAACTATGAAG AGTTTGTACAGATGATGACGGCCAAGTGA